The following coding sequences are from one Methanococcoides orientis window:
- a CDS encoding VTT domain-containing protein: MESCLHHNGKRNIQVLGLIILFIVSWSVLLFYHPPGEIVERLGVRNVYIFVFLLAMIGGVSTFTSTTFYTALITISLGGVNSFWIAFFASIGLTFGDLVFYYMGSKSRQCIKGKYEGNVLRLTKWMEGIDDRITMLMIFLYSLTPLPSDVIAIALAIVKFPFRKMIVPLLAGNFTLIVLLVEFSKLGYSLI, encoded by the coding sequence ATGGAATCTTGTCTCCATCATAATGGTAAAAGGAACATACAGGTTCTCGGACTAATTATTCTCTTCATAGTTTCCTGGTCAGTTCTTCTTTTTTATCACCCCCCGGGAGAAATAGTCGAAAGGCTGGGAGTACGCAACGTTTACATTTTTGTCTTCCTGCTGGCTATGATAGGCGGCGTTTCAACATTTACCTCCACTACCTTTTACACAGCTTTGATCACAATATCCCTTGGAGGAGTAAATTCTTTCTGGATCGCTTTTTTCGCAAGCATAGGACTTACTTTCGGCGACCTTGTATTCTACTACATGGGTTCAAAAAGCAGGCAATGCATAAAAGGAAAATATGAAGGCAATGTTCTCCGCCTGACAAAATGGATGGAAGGGATCGATGACAGGATAACAATGCTAATGATCTTCCTTTATTCCCTCACACCTCTACCAAGTGATGTGATAGCAATAGCACTTGCAATAGTAAAGTTCCCATTCCGGAAAATGATAGTTCCGTTGCTTGCGGGTAATTTTACACTTATTGTTCTGCTTGTGGAATTTTCAAAGCTTGGATACAGTTTGATCTGA
- a CDS encoding histidine kinase N-terminal 7TM domain-containing protein — protein MLYPSLYSFFLIISGILLIVMALYIRQFKDSEYITYFSMLLFSVAIYSIFYALEISSTTMVTSLFFYKLQYVGIVLIPVFLLLFSISYTREDKWSTPSRIFALFIVPVITLILVFTTEMHHLFHEVIYIKTTGPLFGLYFEPGIYYWFYQFYLIILVVFCIVIFFKTYFSNRSFFGIHLLLLIICSLLPFSIYLLYLAGIFPEGFDPIPFAFTLTMIMIYIGIFRYRLLDITPLARSFLFENMPSGFIVLDGKGRIVDVNQFVEKYMDLGAKDIGKLASEVSGYWHELLDLELNDKDMKNIELKKSLGGTTFWFAVNVSTLCNEHGDFHGKMIVLDNITDKKLTDDILSIQHDLSIEMGTRSDLISTLNSLVEHLVTIEAIDSGGIYLVGDNGDLDMIVHNGLSPEFVAQCSHYDKDSLNAKIVRDGKPVYIKYSDMLSGNLINNLSEDCLSEGLKSMTAIPIRFEGKAIACMSLSSHTYNEIPEQTRKGLESIASFAGEYIARAKMQDILGRQKTDLENLFNSMDDLFFVLDESGNIISTNESARLKLGYTEEEFSSMKVTVIHSDDRKHEVISILNEMLGGKINSCSVPLLSKDGMFMPAETKFSIGSWNGKKVLFGISRDISERHKFEKEILEAKNKAEEANRIKSEFLANMSHELRTPLNSIIGFSQFLNSNPFGNLNKKEIKYSDNIVMSGKHLLDLINDILDLSKIESGEMELEYETFSSVSFFSEVEDMIKHLADKKNIDIFNQACSESIEMYADRLRMKQILYNLLSNSLKFTHENGCI, from the coding sequence ATGCTATATCCTAGTTTATATTCATTTTTCTTGATTATTTCCGGTATCTTGCTTATAGTGATGGCACTGTATATCCGCCAGTTCAAGGACTCTGAATATATTACTTATTTTTCAATGCTACTATTTTCGGTTGCAATATATTCAATATTTTATGCTTTGGAAATATCTTCTACAACAATGGTGACTTCGTTGTTCTTTTATAAACTTCAGTATGTTGGCATCGTTTTGATCCCTGTTTTTTTGCTCCTATTTTCGATCAGCTATACAAGAGAAGATAAATGGTCTACTCCTTCGAGGATCTTTGCTCTCTTTATTGTTCCAGTGATCACGCTGATCCTTGTATTCACTACTGAGATGCATCACCTGTTCCACGAAGTTATTTACATCAAGACTACAGGTCCACTTTTTGGTCTTTACTTTGAACCGGGTATTTACTATTGGTTCTATCAGTTCTATTTGATCATATTGGTAGTATTTTGCATTGTTATTTTCTTCAAGACGTACTTTTCTAACAGATCCTTTTTTGGTATACACTTGCTACTTCTAATTATCTGCTCTTTGTTACCTTTTTCAATATACCTGCTTTATCTGGCAGGGATCTTTCCTGAGGGTTTCGATCCTATACCCTTTGCTTTTACTTTAACTATGATAATGATATACATCGGTATATTTCGTTATAGATTACTCGATATAACTCCTCTTGCACGTAGTTTCCTTTTTGAGAATATGCCTTCAGGTTTCATAGTTCTTGATGGTAAGGGTAGAATTGTTGATGTTAACCAATTTGTAGAAAAATATATGGACTTGGGTGCAAAAGACATTGGCAAACTGGCATCAGAAGTGTCTGGATACTGGCATGAACTTCTGGATCTTGAACTTAATGATAAAGATATGAAAAATATCGAGCTAAAGAAAAGCCTCGGAGGTACAACTTTCTGGTTTGCTGTTAATGTATCAACCCTTTGCAATGAACATGGTGATTTTCATGGAAAAATGATCGTTCTGGATAATATTACAGATAAAAAGCTTACAGATGATATTCTATCCATTCAGCATGATCTTTCAATTGAAATGGGAACACGTTCTGACCTTATTAGCACCCTGAATTCTCTGGTGGAACATCTGGTAACGATCGAAGCTATTGATTCCGGTGGGATCTATCTGGTAGGTGATAATGGGGACCTGGATATGATCGTACACAATGGGCTTTCACCAGAGTTCGTAGCACAATGCAGCCATTACGATAAGGATTCACTGAATGCAAAAATTGTAAGGGATGGCAAACCTGTATACATAAAATATTCTGATATGCTATCAGGTAATCTTATTAATAATCTGTCTGAAGATTGTTTGTCTGAGGGATTGAAATCAATGACTGCAATTCCTATCCGTTTCGAAGGCAAAGCTATTGCATGCATGAGTCTTTCATCTCACACTTACAACGAGATTCCTGAACAGACCAGAAAAGGACTTGAAAGTATAGCATCTTTTGCAGGCGAGTATATCGCAAGAGCAAAAATGCAAGATATTCTGGGTAGGCAGAAGACCGATCTGGAAAACTTGTTCAATTCAATGGACGATCTTTTTTTTGTTCTTGATGAATCTGGTAACATCATCTCAACCAATGAATCAGCCAGATTAAAGCTGGGATACACTGAAGAAGAATTTTCTTCAATGAAAGTTACCGTTATTCATTCTGATGACAGAAAACATGAGGTCATATCAATCCTCAACGAAATGCTTGGCGGTAAAATAAATTCATGTTCAGTTCCTCTTCTTTCAAAAGATGGGATGTTTATGCCCGCGGAGACCAAGTTCAGCATCGGTAGCTGGAATGGCAAAAAAGTACTGTTTGGAATTTCAAGGGATATAAGTGAACGCCACAAATTTGAAAAAGAGATCCTTGAGGCTAAGAATAAAGCCGAAGAAGCTAATCGCATTAAATCTGAATTCCTCGCAAACATGAGCCATGAGCTACGTACTCCTCTTAATTCCATCATTGGTTTCTCACAGTTTCTAAATAGCAATCCTTTCGGTAACTTGAATAAAAAGGAAATTAAATATTCAGACAATATCGTGATGAGTGGAAAACACTTACTTGATCTGATCAATGACATTCTTGATCTTTCTAAGATTGAAAGCGGGGAAATGGAACTTGAATATGAAACGTTCAGTTCAGTTTCCTTTTTTTCTGAAGTGGAAGATATGATCAAACATCTGGCAGATAAAAAGAACATTGATATCTTCAATCAGGCTTGTTCTGAAAGTATCGAAATGTATGCTGACAGGTTGAGGATGAAACAAATATTATATAATCTGTTAAGCAATTCCCTGAAGTTCACGCATGAAAATGGATGTATATAG
- a CDS encoding COG1361 S-layer family protein translates to MKKILILLMLLALPVATASAATYTSAPGVSVDVMSQSPNPARPGETVELTVSVQNIGNEDLAGVKVEIEPEYPFSEVSGESLSETITFLDARQDEEDAAILRFTLNVDPNATEGFYDLDITVNEGNSATKTTTVDVEVRGMEYAQVLINEAIIDRAVEETLEFTVTNTGSSPLKNMAISWDEPNGEILPVYSDNTKFISYLETGESATVTYSVIADVNADPGLYQLDICLEFEDYDSNVNEINTKAGIFVGGETDFDVAFSEGNAGEVSLSVANIGNNEAYSVKVIIPEQENYKVIGSSASIVGNLDKGDYTITSFTIVNNDLATNSEEIDKSSINRDEMDPEEIETLRQSQSSQNELTVVIEYTDSTGQRISVEKSVPIELMSATGDGTASGNRATKNSSSTSNYLLYLTVLAVVAGGAMYYRKKKASKGKDDEVQDIS, encoded by the coding sequence ATGAAAAAAATTTTGATATTATTAATGCTATTAGCATTACCAGTTGCAACTGCATCTGCAGCAACTTATACGAGTGCTCCTGGTGTCAGTGTAGACGTAATGAGCCAGAGCCCAAACCCCGCAAGACCCGGTGAGACTGTTGAACTGACAGTCAGTGTACAGAACATCGGAAACGAAGATCTTGCCGGTGTGAAGGTTGAAATTGAACCCGAATATCCATTTTCAGAAGTATCCGGCGAATCGTTGAGTGAAACCATCACATTCCTCGATGCACGTCAGGACGAAGAAGATGCAGCGATCCTCAGGTTCACACTAAATGTTGATCCTAATGCAACAGAAGGTTTCTATGATCTCGACATAACTGTCAATGAAGGAAACAGTGCAACTAAAACTACAACAGTTGATGTTGAAGTACGTGGAATGGAATACGCTCAGGTACTAATTAACGAAGCAATTATCGATCGTGCAGTAGAAGAAACACTGGAATTCACAGTAACAAACACAGGAAGTTCACCCCTCAAGAACATGGCAATTTCATGGGATGAACCAAACGGAGAGATCCTTCCGGTATACTCCGACAATACAAAATTCATATCATACCTTGAAACCGGAGAATCAGCCACAGTCACATATTCAGTGATTGCCGATGTAAACGCTGACCCCGGACTTTACCAACTTGACATTTGCTTGGAATTCGAGGATTACGATTCCAATGTCAACGAGATCAATACCAAAGCAGGTATCTTCGTTGGTGGAGAAACCGACTTCGATGTTGCTTTCTCGGAAGGAAATGCAGGAGAAGTTTCCCTATCGGTTGCCAATATTGGTAACAATGAAGCATATTCTGTCAAAGTGATTATCCCTGAACAGGAAAACTACAAAGTTATTGGCAGCTCTGCATCCATAGTAGGCAACCTTGACAAAGGTGACTACACTATCACTTCATTTACCATTGTCAATAATGATCTTGCGACCAATTCAGAAGAGATAGATAAATCATCGATCAACAGGGATGAAATGGATCCTGAAGAAATAGAAACATTACGCCAGTCACAATCCTCCCAGAACGAACTCACAGTTGTAATAGAATATACGGATTCAACCGGACAAAGAATTTCGGTTGAAAAAAGTGTTCCTATTGAGCTGATGTCTGCTACAGGCGATGGTACTGCTTCCGGGAATCGTGCCACAAAAAACTCGTCTTCCACAAGCAATTACCTGTTATACCTGACAGTACTGGCAGTCGTGGCTGGAGGAGCAATGTATTACAGGAAAAAGAAAGCTTCAAAGGGTAAGGACGATGAGGTACAGGACATATCTTAA
- a CDS encoding ribulose-bisphosphate carboxylase codes for MSSIHEDLVRSLDSKQAAYVNLEIPDPTNGEYLLGVFHFIPGGDLNILQAAAEIAAESSTGTNFKVNTETKFSKTMNALVYQLDLERNLVWIAYPWRLFDRGGNVQNILTYIVGNILGMKEIAALKLLDVWFPPSMLEQYDGPGFTVDDMRKYLDVYDRPILGTIVKPKMGLTSAEYAEVCYDFWVGGGDFVKNDEPQANQDFCPYDKMVMHVKEAMDKAVKETGQKKVHSFNVSAADFDTMIERCEMIVNAGFEPGSYAFLIDGITAGWMAVQTIRRRYPDVFLHFHRAAHGAFTRPENPIGFSVLVLSKFARLAGSSGIHTGTAGVGKMKGTPEEDVVAAHGIQYLSSTGHFFEQSWTKIMDTDKDAIELVHEDSAHHVILEDDSWRGMKKCCPIVSGGLNPVRLKPFIDVMGNVDFITTMGSGVHAHPGGTQAGAKALVQACDAYLKNIDIAEYAKDHEELAQAIEYFPKD; via the coding sequence ATGAGCTCGATTCATGAAGATCTGGTCCGATCGCTCGATTCCAAACAGGCAGCTTATGTGAATCTTGAAATACCGGACCCTACGAATGGGGAATATCTTCTTGGAGTTTTTCACTTTATTCCGGGGGGAGATCTGAATATATTGCAGGCAGCAGCGGAGATCGCAGCTGAATCATCGACTGGTACGAACTTTAAGGTCAATACTGAGACCAAATTCTCTAAGACGATGAACGCTCTGGTCTACCAGCTTGACCTTGAAAGGAACCTTGTCTGGATAGCTTATCCATGGAGACTTTTTGACAGGGGAGGAAATGTCCAGAATATCCTGACATACATTGTCGGAAACATTCTGGGCATGAAAGAGATAGCAGCACTCAAGCTTTTGGACGTCTGGTTCCCGCCATCAATGCTCGAGCAGTATGATGGTCCTGGCTTTACTGTTGATGACATGCGAAAATACCTGGATGTATATGACAGGCCGATCCTTGGTACCATCGTAAAACCAAAGATGGGGCTCACTTCTGCAGAGTATGCAGAGGTCTGCTATGACTTCTGGGTAGGCGGAGGAGATTTCGTTAAGAACGACGAGCCTCAGGCAAACCAGGACTTCTGTCCATACGACAAGATGGTAATGCACGTAAAGGAAGCCATGGACAAGGCGGTCAAAGAAACCGGTCAGAAAAAGGTCCATTCCTTTAATGTTTCAGCTGCTGATTTTGACACCATGATCGAAAGGTGTGAAATGATCGTCAATGCCGGATTTGAGCCTGGAAGCTATGCATTCCTCATTGATGGCATAACCGCTGGCTGGATGGCAGTCCAAACCATCAGAAGGCGATATCCTGATGTGTTCCTGCACTTCCACAGGGCAGCTCATGGTGCTTTCACAAGACCTGAGAACCCCATCGGATTTTCAGTACTGGTCCTGTCCAAGTTCGCACGCCTTGCGGGCTCTTCAGGTATACACACAGGTACCGCAGGTGTGGGTAAAATGAAAGGAACACCCGAAGAGGATGTAGTTGCTGCACATGGTATCCAGTACCTCAGTTCAACCGGTCACTTCTTTGAGCAGTCATGGACAAAGATCATGGACACCGACAAGGATGCTATAGAGCTTGTACATGAAGACTCAGCTCACCATGTGATCCTCGAGGATGACAGCTGGAGAGGCATGAAGAAGTGCTGTCCGATAGTTTCCGGTGGTTTGAATCCGGTCAGACTGAAACCGTTCATTGATGTAATGGGCAATGTGGATTTCATCACAACAATGGGTTCAGGCGTACATGCACATCCCGGAGGTACCCAGGCAGGAGCAAAAGCGCTTGTTCAGGCATGTGATGCTTATCTGAAGAACATAGACATTGCAGAATATGCCAAAGATCATGAAGAACTGGCACAGGCAATTGAATATTTCCCAAAGGACTGA
- a CDS encoding ABC transporter ATP-binding protein: MNENEVPLIDLKDVWKIYQMGEIEFAALKGVDLQIKKGEFVVILGPSGSGKSTLMNQIGCLDTPTKGTVSLSGKDISSLDESELAQIRGRSIGFIFQQFNLIPTLNSLENVMLPLEFQEVNANVADKRARELLKIVGLEDKMQHLPSQLSGGQRQRVAIARSLSVNPEILLADEPTGALDSKTGDYILEFLNELHEDKNKTIIIVTHDNELVKYAEKIIYIRDGMIEKIETKEKGLE; the protein is encoded by the coding sequence ATGAATGAAAATGAAGTTCCCCTTATAGATCTGAAGGATGTCTGGAAGATCTACCAGATGGGTGAAATTGAGTTTGCAGCACTAAAAGGAGTTGACCTGCAAATCAAAAAAGGCGAATTTGTGGTCATACTCGGACCAAGTGGAAGCGGCAAAAGTACCCTGATGAACCAGATCGGATGCCTGGATACCCCTACAAAAGGAACTGTCAGCTTAAGTGGAAAAGATATTTCCAGTCTTGATGAATCCGAGCTGGCACAAATTCGGGGTAGGAGTATTGGCTTCATTTTTCAACAGTTTAATCTGATCCCCACACTCAATTCTCTGGAAAATGTTATGTTACCACTGGAATTCCAGGAAGTGAATGCCAATGTAGCAGACAAACGAGCCAGAGAACTGCTGAAGATCGTGGGACTTGAAGACAAAATGCAACACTTACCTTCCCAACTATCTGGAGGACAAAGACAGAGAGTTGCCATTGCAAGATCACTATCGGTTAATCCGGAAATACTTCTGGCAGACGAGCCTACCGGCGCTCTGGACAGTAAGACCGGAGACTACATACTGGAATTTTTGAACGAATTGCATGAAGACAAGAACAAGACGATAATAATCGTCACCCATGACAATGAACTTGTAAAATATGCTGAAAAAATCATCTACATCAGAGATGGAATGATCGAAAAAATAGAAACTAAGGAGAAAGGATTGGAATGA
- a CDS encoding toll/interleukin-1 receptor domain-containing protein — protein sequence MITRVYISHSEQDIGLAQELEQALWAVNLESFSSLTKKTESISDAELISFGIRHSDCVVVILTMDGVLSPKVNEEIGLAVGTDQLIIPLLEYGEKLPALISHLHSIGFSRDTYEDALGVVIKDLRQLTKLDWLKIKCPHCGEEMTQYITPQEEIEKVLLEGTDLKTMCSYCENAVYLNPRTFKPRSPE from the coding sequence ATGATAACCAGAGTCTATATTTCTCACTCTGAGCAGGACATCGGTCTGGCTCAGGAACTTGAACAGGCCTTGTGGGCTGTGAACCTGGAGAGTTTTTCCTCTCTTACCAAAAAGACCGAATCAATCTCCGATGCGGAACTGATCAGCTTTGGGATCCGTCATTCAGATTGTGTGGTCGTCATCCTGACCATGGATGGAGTTTTATCACCCAAAGTGAATGAGGAGATCGGGCTTGCTGTGGGTACGGATCAGTTGATAATTCCATTGTTGGAATACGGGGAGAAATTACCGGCTTTAATAAGCCACCTTCATTCCATCGGTTTTTCCAGGGATACCTATGAAGATGCACTGGGTGTGGTCATAAAAGATCTACGCCAACTCACGAAACTTGATTGGCTGAAAATAAAATGTCCTCACTGCGGGGAAGAAATGACACAATATATAACCCCTCAGGAAGAGATAGAGAAGGTTCTCCTGGAAGGCACTGATCTTAAGACCATGTGTAGCTACTGTGAAAATGCTGTCTATCTGAACCCCAGGACATTCAAACCTCGTTCTCCTGAGTGA
- a CDS encoding ABC transporter permease produces MRYRTYLKLAANILFHSKIRSWLTIIGIVIGVGSVVTIMALSDSMEADMESRFADMDMTSITITPGYSQASSAMGNKFGGTSSSSTNAELTDKDVMALKLVENVDYLYGQITGSEDVYYLGQSASISLTGVDPQVWQYVTSYDVASGRLLEASDNYVAVIGDNVANDIFDQPIGVNQVITINGKSVRVVGILESGDNENGIIMPIDAAVDIIEDAEEDVYDSIIVTVDDVDNVDAVVEDIEEKLMISRHVTERDRDFTVSDSSSQLESASDMMDSMSLFLGAIAGVSLIVGSVGIANTMFTSVMERTKDIGTMKAIGARNRDILMIFLFNSAMVGLVGGVLGILLSLVLTSMLPMLGLTIMRSSMGSTLSPDLVVIGISIAIFVGIISGVVPAYRASKLKPVDALRYE; encoded by the coding sequence ATGAGGTACAGGACATATCTTAAGCTTGCTGCCAATATCCTCTTCCACAGCAAGATCAGGAGCTGGCTCACAATAATAGGTATTGTGATAGGTGTCGGGTCTGTCGTCACTATCATGGCACTTAGTGATAGCATGGAAGCGGACATGGAAAGTCGCTTTGCGGACATGGATATGACATCCATTACCATTACTCCGGGATACTCCCAGGCGTCATCAGCAATGGGTAATAAGTTTGGAGGAACTTCTTCCTCCTCAACAAATGCGGAATTGACCGATAAGGACGTGATGGCCCTGAAACTGGTTGAAAATGTCGATTATCTGTATGGCCAGATAACAGGCAGCGAAGATGTATACTATCTGGGACAGTCAGCAAGCATTTCCCTAACAGGTGTTGACCCGCAGGTATGGCAGTATGTTACATCCTATGATGTTGCCTCCGGAAGGTTGCTTGAAGCTTCAGACAACTATGTTGCTGTCATCGGGGACAACGTTGCCAATGATATCTTTGACCAGCCCATAGGTGTCAACCAGGTGATCACCATCAACGGAAAATCCGTAAGAGTTGTAGGTATACTGGAATCAGGAGACAATGAAAATGGAATCATTATGCCCATAGATGCAGCAGTTGATATAATAGAGGATGCTGAAGAAGATGTTTATGATTCCATAATTGTAACGGTCGATGATGTCGACAATGTTGATGCAGTGGTAGAAGACATCGAAGAGAAGCTCATGATCTCCAGACACGTGACAGAACGTGACAGGGATTTTACCGTATCTGACTCCAGCTCCCAGTTGGAGAGCGCATCCGATATGATGGATTCAATGAGTCTTTTCCTTGGTGCTATCGCTGGTGTTTCTTTGATAGTAGGATCAGTAGGAATTGCAAACACAATGTTCACATCTGTGATGGAAAGGACCAAGGACATAGGAACAATGAAAGCCATAGGAGCCAGGAACAGGGACATATTAATGATATTCCTGTTCAACTCTGCTATGGTTGGCCTTGTCGGCGGTGTTCTTGGCATTCTTCTAAGCCTTGTTCTGACATCGATGCTGCCCATGCTTGGACTAACGATCATGCGCTCCTCGATGGGATCCACACTTTCCCCTGACTTGGTGGTTATAGGCATCTCCATCGCAATTTTTGTCGGCATTATATCAGGTGTTGTACCTGCATATAGGGCCTCAAAGTTGAAACCTGTGGACGCTTTGAGGTATGAGTGA
- a CDS encoding FAD-dependent oxidoreductase, whose protein sequence is MTYERLFEPCNIGTCNLMNRVIMAPMGNINMADPTGRPTNKMVAYFKERAKGGTGLLITGLVPVSFGIDPTVSEDNDTTYFPRIDGTSRTRLSGWRDLTSAVKPFGSKIFIQLSAGLGRVGSPEPALKGKILRSASFNRNFYVPQIPHFPLSDRKIRKIVKSFGQCAVNAKVSGFDGVQIHGHEGYLMDQLTSDPWNRRKIGRYRNKFQFGIDVVKEIKRRCGDDFPIIYRIDLTQALEESYGQEIFKKQFRGKERKIEEGLEFCKVLYEAGVDAFDVDKGCYDNWFWPHPPAYFDDAIYAEELAGRLRSYFQKENINAKVIAVGKLGKPEVAEKVLDKGWADFVMLGRPLLADPYWTRKVKEGRTKEIVHCIGDQEGCIESFKMGGHSCCTVNPYMGFEDCKKLTRADVVKRIAVIGAGPAGCEAAMTAHKRGHDVTIFEKNDHIGGQLHLAGKMMIKHDIRRYLENLHFQLELLIKDGLKVEFNKAVTPGDVNDHFDVILCCTGLETSIPDIEGLESIPHEEIREFLKNDLDISDDVKDVLVVGGGILGCEVGYSLAYEKGLNVAVVGKNKDLIPKTVMANRSQMLWMMMGKGSPSGKKDDLLREPITAYNTTEVIRFSGNKAYLSVNKGKKAPYTPWKAVIPENVHNPFEKDIQAGNVEEIQLNADLVLFATSGKPNNSLYYQLLKDDPSQEIYALGDSSEPGNLWKAITNANEVARNI, encoded by the coding sequence ATGACCTATGAGAGATTATTTGAACCCTGTAATATCGGTACATGTAATTTGATGAACAGAGTCATTATGGCTCCAATGGGAAACATCAATATGGCTGATCCCACTGGCCGTCCTACGAATAAGATGGTCGCTTACTTTAAAGAGCGGGCAAAAGGTGGTACAGGCTTATTGATAACCGGTCTGGTCCCGGTTTCTTTTGGAATTGATCCAACTGTTTCTGAAGATAATGATACTACGTATTTTCCACGTATAGATGGAACTTCAAGGACCCGGCTTTCGGGATGGAGAGACCTGACATCTGCGGTAAAGCCATTCGGTTCTAAAATATTTATTCAATTATCTGCCGGACTTGGCAGGGTTGGTTCACCTGAGCCTGCTTTGAAAGGCAAGATCTTAAGATCAGCTTCATTTAACAGGAATTTTTATGTTCCACAGATACCGCATTTTCCACTTTCCGATCGAAAGATCCGTAAGATCGTGAAAAGCTTCGGCCAATGTGCAGTCAATGCAAAAGTCTCCGGTTTTGACGGCGTCCAGATACATGGCCATGAAGGTTACCTGATGGACCAGTTAACTTCTGATCCCTGGAACAGGCGGAAGATCGGAAGATACAGGAATAAGTTCCAGTTCGGTATCGATGTTGTAAAGGAGATCAAGAGAAGATGTGGTGATGATTTCCCTATAATCTATAGGATCGATCTTACCCAGGCCTTAGAAGAAAGTTATGGTCAAGAGATCTTCAAAAAGCAATTTCGTGGAAAGGAACGCAAAATTGAAGAAGGACTCGAATTTTGTAAAGTGCTCTATGAAGCCGGAGTAGATGCATTCGATGTGGACAAAGGTTGTTATGACAACTGGTTCTGGCCACACCCTCCTGCATACTTTGATGATGCCATCTATGCTGAAGAGCTCGCCGGCAGATTGAGATCATATTTCCAGAAAGAGAACATCAATGCAAAAGTAATAGCTGTGGGTAAACTGGGAAAACCTGAAGTTGCTGAAAAGGTTCTGGATAAGGGATGGGCGGATTTTGTTATGCTTGGAAGACCACTTCTGGCCGATCCTTACTGGACCAGGAAAGTAAAAGAAGGAAGAACAAAGGAGATCGTACACTGCATCGGGGACCAGGAAGGTTGTATTGAATCGTTCAAGATGGGCGGTCATTCCTGCTGTACTGTGAATCCATACATGGGCTTTGAAGATTGCAAAAAACTGACCAGAGCAGATGTTGTGAAAAGAATTGCTGTGATCGGTGCAGGACCTGCAGGCTGTGAAGCTGCAATGACTGCTCATAAAAGAGGACACGATGTAACTATTTTCGAAAAAAACGACCATATTGGAGGGCAACTTCATCTGGCCGGGAAAATGATGATCAAACATGATATAAGACGCTATCTTGAGAACCTTCACTTTCAACTCGAACTATTAATTAAGGATGGTCTAAAAGTCGAATTCAATAAAGCAGTGACTCCCGGGGATGTCAACGATCACTTCGATGTGATCCTTTGTTGTACCGGACTGGAAACTTCAATACCGGATATAGAGGGGCTGGAAAGCATCCCACATGAGGAAATTCGAGAGTTCCTTAAGAATGATTTGGATATTTCGGATGATGTGAAAGATGTTCTTGTAGTAGGTGGTGGGATCCTGGGATGTGAGGTCGGTTATTCTCTTGCTTATGAAAAAGGCCTTAATGTGGCTGTCGTCGGAAAGAACAAGGACCTGATACCAAAAACAGTTATGGCAAACAGGTCCCAGATGTTATGGATGATGATGGGAAAAGGTTCTCCTTCCGGTAAAAAGGATGATCTTTTAAGGGAACCTATCACAGCATATAATACTACAGAAGTAATACGTTTTTCAGGGAACAAAGCCTATTTATCTGTAAACAAAGGAAAAAAAGCTCCCTATACACCATGGAAAGCAGTCATTCCTGAAAATGTACATAATCCTTTTGAAAAAGATATTCAGGCTGGTAATGTAGAGGAAATACAACTAAACGCTGATCTTGTTTTGTTCGCAACTTCCGGCAAGCCGAATAATTCCTTATATTACCAGCTATTGAAAGACGATCCATCTCAAGAAATATACGCATTGGGTGATTCAAGCGAACCTGGGAACTTGTGGAAAGCAATTACTAATGCAAACGAGGTTGCAAGAAATATCTGA
- a CDS encoding ATP-binding protein: MLEISVSDNGIGIPKNRHDEIFETFKQADSSTSKQYGGTGLGLALVKQYVEMHGGNIWLDSEEGVGSTFTFTIPSTSDTLR, from the coding sequence ATGTTGGAAATTTCTGTATCGGATAATGGTATTGGTATTCCCAAAAATAGGCATGATGAAATATTTGAGACTTTCAAACAGGCGGATTCTTCAACTTCAAAACAATATGGTGGTACAGGTCTGGGATTAGCTCTGGTCAAACAATATGTTGAGATGCATGGTGGAAATATTTGGCTGGACAGTGAAGAAGGTGTGGGCAGTACCTTTACTTTTACGATCCCTTCAACTTCAGATACTCTGCGATGA